One stretch of Arachis hypogaea cultivar Tifrunner chromosome 20, arahy.Tifrunner.gnm2.J5K5, whole genome shotgun sequence DNA includes these proteins:
- the LOC112785633 gene encoding uncharacterized protein has protein sequence MSEASAELHCHESEELDSIASDDEESQQAAFSQANPDAPVREVRLELGMEFENLDHFKKAVKKFNINIGRIIFFSRVDSTRCKAICYDESCPWQIYCAKWSYPLSFQVKTFVNEHTCSRVNKNKSADDKWVVEELEKKIRDHPDMTQRQSQDFFKKEYDVIVNERKIYRAMMKAKELIEGSEIAQYAVLRDYANEIMRTNPGSTVRIRLDGTFLKGYYPDQLLTAIGHDANNHIYPISYAVVECECKDSWEWFLELLQEDLGDAAINVINFMSDMQKLLSFIGYNHIVALLFSTRASSLLCMRTLENSRGDIELNMAMWRCAKATTSQEFNAVLDRIKRVNPHTWEYPNRILPSQWSRSSFSEYPKSDNYTNNN, from the exons ATGTCGGAGGCAAGTGCAGAGTTGCATTGTCACGAGTCGGAAGAGCTGGATTCTATTGCAAGTGATGATGAAGAAAGTCAGCAGGCAGCATTTTCTCAAGCGAATCCAGATGCTCCAGTAAGGGAAGTAAGGTTGGAGCTTGGCATGGAGTTTGAAAATCTGGACCATTTCAAGAAGGCAGTTAAGAAGTTCAACATCAACATAGGGCGAATCATATTCTTTTCAAGAGTGGATTCAACTAGGTGCAAGGCCATATGTTATGACGAGAGTTGTCCGTGGCAGATATACTGTGCAAAATGGTCGTATCCATTAAGCTTTCAAGTGAAGACGTTTGTGAATGAACATACCTGCAGCAGAGTTAATAAGAATAAATCTGCAGATGATAAATGGGTTGTAGAGGAGCTTGAGAAAAAGATCCGTGATCATCcagacatgactcaaaggcagtCACAAGATTTTTTCAAGAAGGAGTATGACGTGATTGTGAACGAGAGGAAGATATACAGGGCTATGATGAAGGCGAAAGAACTAATAGAAGGGTCAGAAATAGCTCAGTATGCAGTTCTTAGGGACTATGCTAATGAAATTATGAGGACCAACCCTGGCTCCACTGTGAGGATTA GGTTAGATGGAACTTTTCTAAAGGGATACTACCCTGACCAGTTGTTGACTGCAATCGGCCATGATGCCAATAACCACATATACCCTATATCGTATGCTGTTGTGGAGTGCGAATGCAAGGATAGTTGGGAGTGGTTTCTCGAACTCCTCCAAGAAGACTTAGGTGACGCTGCAATCAATGTAATCAACTTCATGTCAGACATGCAGAAG TTACTGTCCTTCATAGGGTATAATCATATAGTTGCTTTACTTTTCTCAACCAGGGCCTCATCTCTGCTATGCATGAG AACTTTAGAAAACAGTAGGGGAGATATAGAATTGAACATGGCAATGTGGAGATGTGCCAAGGCCACAACCTCTCAAGAGTTCAATGCTGTACTGGATAGGATCAAACGGGTTAATCCACATACTTGGGAGTATCCGAACAGGATCCTTCCAAGTCAATGGAGTAGGAGTAGTTTTAGCGAATACCCAAAGTCTGACAATTACACGAACAACAACTAA